In Paraburkholderia terrae, the DNA window GATGTTTGCATCGGCTGCGTCGGACGTCACGCCGCGGCGCAGACGGGAAGTGATCGGGTCGGCCATTCTTGCGTGGTCGGCTTCAGGGAAACGGGGGAAATCAGGTTTGCACGTGCTGGGCGTCGCGTTCGCGCTGTCCAGCGAGCGGATCGCGGCGCACGAGCAGCATGTGGATCTGGCGCGCGTCGGCGCGCAGCACTTCGAAGATCAGGTCGTCGAGCTTCACTTTCTCGCCGCGATGCGGCACGCGTCCGAAATGGTGCGTGACAAGTCCGCCGATCGTGTCGACTCCTTCGTCGGAATAGTGCGTGCCGAACTCTTCGTTGAACTGCTCGATCTCGGTCAGCGCGCGCACGCGGTAGCGTCCGTCCGGCGACGCGATGATGTTGCCGCTTTCTTCGTCGAAATCGTATTCGTCCTCGATGTCGCCGACGATCTGCTCCAGCACGTCCTCGATCGTGATCAGGCCCGCGACGCCGCCGTATTCGTCGACGACGATCGCGATGTGATTGCGGTTGACGCGGAAGTCGTGCAACAGCACGTTCAGACGCTTCGATTCGGGGATGAACACGGCGGGGCGCAGCATGCCGCGCACGTCCGCTTCGCCTTCGGCGTAGTAGCGCAGCAGATCTTTCGCGAGCAGCACGCCGATCACGTTGTCGCGATTGCCTTCGTACACGGGATAGCGCGAGTGCGCTTTTTCCAGCATGTACGGAATGAATTCGTCGGGGGCGTCCGCGATGTTGATCGCGTCCATTTGCGAGCGCGGGATCATGATGTCGCGCGCGCAGAGCTCGGAAACCTGGAACACGCCTTCGATCATCGACAGCGAATCTGCGTCGATCAGATTGCGTTCGTGCGCGTCCTGCAGGATTTCGAGAAGTTCGCCGCGAGAATCGGGCTCGGGCGAGATGAAGTCGGTCAATCGCTCGAGGAGGGAGCGCTTTTCCTGGGGTTTGTCGCTGGTATGGCGTCGACTGGGATACGAATCGTTC includes these proteins:
- a CDS encoding HlyC/CorC family transporter, with the translated sequence MNDSYPSRRHTSDKPQEKRSLLERLTDFISPEPDSRGELLEILQDAHERNLIDADSLSMIEGVFQVSELCARDIMIPRSQMDAINIADAPDEFIPYMLEKAHSRYPVYEGNRDNVIGVLLAKDLLRYYAEGEADVRGMLRPAVFIPESKRLNVLLHDFRVNRNHIAIVVDEYGGVAGLITIEDVLEQIVGDIEDEYDFDEESGNIIASPDGRYRVRALTEIEQFNEEFGTHYSDEGVDTIGGLVTHHFGRVPHRGEKVKLDDLIFEVLRADARQIHMLLVRRDPLAGQRERDAQHVQT